AACCAGTATAGTTTCTCTCATAAAGTTGGACCTTTGCTTTAAATCAAGCCGGTATTTTATAGCTCGTGAAGCACGTGGATTGTTTGTCCAAACAATACAACAATTTCATCACAATTTCTTTCTATAATGGTGGCCGATATATTCAGtgaatattatatatgcaaTTTCAACGATGCGGTGGCAGTTGAAGGTAAAGTATCAACGAGCACAATGGTTTGCCTATAATACATGCTATAATAACTGCCCATAGATCTACCAGCGGATGAGGCACTGCGTCAATTGTGGacccgccaaaaactgtggACAGTAGATGATCTCCGGGAGATCCTTCAACGCCGGCAGACGCAAGGCAAGCCAGATCTGAAAGATGATCCCACCTCACAGCTCAAGGATTTCCTGCTCCTGATCTTCGCCTTTGTTCAGAACAATTTTACTGGACCCTTTGACAAACTGGAGGAGTACCAACAAATCCATAGTGAATTGGAACTGGAGAAACTCGACGCACTGGAGAAACTGAAGGCCAGCGGCGAGGAACTGAATCCGAATGTAAAATCTGTAGAACTATTACTTATTGCCAAGGAAATTCTTCAGGGACTTTTAGAAAACCATCCAGAATCAAAGGTTTGTAGGCTTCAGTATGATTCACTTTCGCTTATTAATGAGCAATACATATAGGTCCTGATTTGGTGGCGCTTGCGTCTGCTCTGTCTGCATCAGCATGTCCTGGATGATTTGGCGGCCTCCCTATATGAACAGTTCAAGTCAGCAGCTGGACATCTTCAGGCTCACTTCAACCAGTTTGAGAGCAGGGAACTGCAATCACTGCTGCTACTGGAGTTGGCTAATGGCTACCTGCAGTTTCATCGCTCTGAAATAGCCTCCCAAATACTGGATGAACTATGCAAGCATCTCCAGGTGGAGCTGAAAGTTGAGGGCTTACTAGGGGTACGCACCAAGTTCCAGCAGAAGGCTCTGCCTCAGCTCTGCCTTAAAGTTGAGCACCTAAACGAGCAGCAGCTTCTGCCTGCAGCCGTCCATACAAATGAGGCGACCAAGTTGCCCAAACTGCTTCTGCTGGAGGATGACACGCGACTGGAGCGGATACGCTTTGTGGAGCTGAAGGACAACGAAGTAATGACGCTTCCCAGTGTGCTCCAAGCTCTGGTGCTGGCAAAGGTGTGAGTATGGGCAATGAGCTGTATTATTTTTCTggtatacttatatttttccttttgcagtAAACAATTGAAACGCTCGACGCCCAAGGATCGCCTTGCGGATGAGCAATTGGAGCCGTATACACAAACGCTGCTCTACCAGGAGCATGGACCATTCCAAGTCCGTCAGTCAGCTCTTCTGCTAAACTGCCTTCAGGAATCGAATCAAAGAAGGACAGTCGAGCGCAGCTGGAAACAATGCGAGGAGTGTGTCAAGCTGCTTGACACTTCCGAGGAGGAGTTATCGCTTCGATCCCGACTCTCCTACGGGTTCTCTGCCCAATTGAGTCCCAAGTGGCAAGTACAGCTGCAGCTTGTGGACTTGCTGCGATCCCTGGGCATGACCAAGACAGCTCTGGACATCTGTCTTCGCATACACGCCTGGCAGCAGGTGATCGAGTGCTACACGAGTCTGGAACTCCGTCACAAGGCAGCGGAGATCATCAggcaggagctggagaagaagcCCACGGCATTGCTCTACTGCCTTCTTGGCGATGCTATCGACGATCCTTCGTTCTACGAGCAGGCTTGGTTGTATTCCAAAAAGACAAGTGGAAAAGCTCAAGCCTATTGGGGCAACCACTTCTACAGGACTGCAGATTATGCCCAGGCAATGGATCACTTCGAGATTTCGCTCGAGATTAACAACTTGCAGGAAGCGATTCTCTTGCGTTGTGGCTACTGCGCAATCCAACTGGAACGCTGGGAGCCGGCTGTCAAATATTATTTGGCTTACACCCACCTGGAACCCAATGGCTTCGAGTCCTGGAACAATCTAGCCAAGGCTTTGATTAACTTGGGTGACAAACAGCGGGCCCATCGCGTTCTTGGCGAGGCCTTGAAGTGTAATTACAGCAACTGGAAGGTTTGGGAGAACCACATGCTGGTGTCCGTCGATACTTCCCACTGGGACGACGCAATGCGGGCTTACCAGCGCATGGCGGAGCTAAAACAGCACTACCTCGACCAGGAAGTGCTCACCCGTATTGTTTACGGAATTTCCAAGGAGGACCCCGCCGGCTCAGGTCCTTTGATCAAGAGACTCATAAAGCTGCTGGGACAGCAGAGCATTCAACATGGTAACGAGCCTCTTGTTTGGGAACTGGCAGCCTTGGTGGCCCAATCACCACTGAAAAAGGCCGAGAAACTGGTAAAATCTTATCGCGCGTACACACCGAAACATTTGGGCTGGGAAACCAAATCGGAGCACGCCTTGAAAGCACTGGATCTTTGCTTAGAGGTCTGCGATCTCTcagtggcggccatcaaagagCACATCCAGGAGGAAAGTGAGGTGATGATTACTTCTCAACTAAATTCTGCCAGATTGGCGGGCACATCTTGTCTGAATGCACTGAAGAGGGCCATCAATGTGGATGTGCCGGCAGAACAGACGTCAAAAGTGGAGCAGCTAGAAAAGCGCATCGAGGATCTGACAAAAATTGTCCAGGAGCGAATGAATGTGTCCCGATCTTAGTTATAAACTCCGAAAGAATAGGTACACTATTTTATAATTGCttcacaaataaaaaagccattttgaaaatgtttattaatgatGTATTTGTAAGATTTCTAAGTTTTGATTTGTAATATAATTTAGATCAAGCAGATAATCCAGTTTTTTCTGATTTGGGAAGCTTTTGAGCGTTGAGGATTTATTTCTATTATCTAGCAAACATTGAAAGCTTCAACATTTGCAATAAGTGCACTGAAATTgtattcataaaaatatacacCTAAGGATTGACCCATAATCCAGTATCACAAGTATGAGGCATTTGTTTTATGGGATTCTTTTGATGTCCACCCTCTAATAAGTGTTTAATTTGGTGGTAATTAAAACCCGCACGCTTTGATCGAAAGCTCCACAGACGGCTAGGCCCAATTTGTCCGGATGCCAGTCGAAGCAGTGGACCGGCTGAGAGCTCAAAGTGGCTGCACTTACCATGTTAAGTGCTCCAGCCACTCCCAACTTGTTTCCATCGGAGTCATCAACTACCCTCCTGTCGGGATACTCGTATTGCCACAGGCGAATAGAGCCTGTTCCGCCACCAGTAAGAAAGAGATCTCTATTCTGGGGTAGATGACGAACTACCCACACAGTGGCTTTTGGACCACTGATCACGCCGTTTGTTCCCACACTTCGTCCGGCGTTGCGTTCTTCCACGTAACTGAATCCCTTGGTCGGATGTTGGGTTCTCATATCGAAGACAAGGAGTCCGCCCTCCAAAGTGGTTACCGCCAGCTTGTTCATGGGAATGTCCCGGCGATCGAACTCCAGGCCACATATACCATTCTTCATGGTGGCCTCCCAGCGTACAGAAAGGGTTCGCAAGTCGAAGATCTTTAGATCCCCGTTATCATAGCCGGCGGCAACGATGCGCTCCTCAGCGTTGTAAGTATTTCCAAAGGCCACGGCCCAGCAATCCCGGCGGCCACCGCTGTTGTTAATGCCATCGCCCATttgcggcggcggcgacaTGTCCACCACAGGAGCCTGCCCCTGGCGGATATCCCAGACTTTAACGGCGCCATCACGGCTGCCAGTAACGATTTCCGGAGCACCACAATCGATTTGAGTGCCGCCGATCGCGTCGATGGTGTTGATGATGCCGCTGTGAGCCTTTACATTGTAAACCGGAAGATCTGGCTGCTCCATATCCCTGCAAAAAACCAATGTCACAGAGGTTTCCAAGGGTTTTAAGTGTTATGAAGCCTACAGAACTTGCAGCCTGCCCTCGAAATCACCGATTGCCATGTGACGGTTCCTTAGCGAAGCTGCTCCGAAGGTGCCGCACTTGAAAGCCACCTTCTTCTCCACCGACTTCACCTTCACCAGCTTATCCTGGTTCAGTTCGTAAATGTCCATGATTCCGTGCCCGTTGGCCTTGGAGCCCAGAACCACAAACTTGGCCGAAAGGGGCACCCACTTCGTGTCGTACACCGTGTAGGGGACTGCCTCGTGGAGGTGCTCGATCAGCTGGGGCTTGTCCATTCCGACGATCTGTTTTTTCGATTCTACTTTATGCTAATATTCCCAGAGCGGCCGGTGAAAAGTTAAGGATTTATCAGAAACAACTTGTTTTGTTGTCATGGCTACCTCTTCCTCTTATTTAGTGTAGCCGTATTTGTCGCACCCCAAAAATACCAATCAGCTGACGGAAAAATACCAAATCTAAAGGAGAAACAGATAAATGAAAGCATTTCCACTATAATGCAACACGTTCTAATATAATAACGTTAGAAACATGAATTATGGAATTTTTATAGCTCCTTCTTTTAAATAGgttgaatgaataaactaattcaattcaaaaaagaATGCGGAACAGTGTATGCACAGGCTTCTGAAACTGAATTCCGTGTGTCGTTAAATATACTGCATTATACCATTAtgagatattttcatattatgaAAGTTCTACAAGTATTGGAAAGCTTGTCGAAAAATTGCCTCGCCTAagttcatattttttatttatttagtcgAAACATTTTCGAATAATCAGAATATGTTAGAGTACGATATCTTTACCGATAGATTGGGTGGCATCGGGAACAGCTGTTTATCGGAAAGCTTACAAAGCTTTTCCCGCTTTGTGGGTTCGTAACTTTTTTTCTTCAGTTTTACTGGGTCAGTCGGACGCTGTTTTGCTTCCGTCGCGGATTTTCCAAATTCTTAGTTTTTGGCGCGAGCATCTTTTTTTGGCGTTCGACCCCCCActagcaacaaaaacaacaactgcagcaacattTTCATATATAACGACAGAGAAATACTTTTACGTGTGTCGCAAGCGACGCTATTCAACATAAAAAGAAACAtagaaaaacgaaataatgaACGTGCGCGGttaaataagagaaaataaatattattgaaacAACAAAGGCGAGCTTATAGTGGTGGCTATTAATTTGCGGGCCTTTTAGCCGGTTTTATATAAGTGATAATCGTTTTGGCAGAACAAAAAGTCGCTAAAGAGTGCTCAAAGTTCAATATATTTGCGATGCATGCGCCAGAAAAGTGTTAATCAATCTTTTATTGGCAACAAGTgatacaacaacaaaggcactatCGAAAGTTGAAGGTGCCAACAAATCGAAAACGGCGTATAgacgacaacaaaaacaacaacaactacagcaacaGCTGTACTCGTTGGCAACCGAATTGAGTGCCAACTAAAAATTAATGTACATAGTTTTAATAAGGTAAAAGCAAAAGCCACAAAGATTCGTCCATTCTCGACATATTTTCACATTCATTCGCATTGCCCAACATTTCTTGACTTCCGTTTGCCTTTCGATTTCTCGTCAATTTGGGACAATCACATTAATTGTGTACTTTGCTGCTTTTTCATTggctttattgtttttatttgctcgTTCCCACCCAAATTTACCCCCCCGCCCTCGcccacttttgttgttttcgcgTGCACTTGCACTTGACACACAGTCATCgggtgtacatatgtatatgtacatctaTGTACATCCAAGTATAGTGTGTAAAGCGTTATGGGATGTTGTTCTTCCGTTTTGGCGACTTTTTGCCAACCTGTCGCGTCGCCCGTTCGGAATACCCTATATTTATTGGGATTTGTTGATAAGCCCACCACTCTgaggaaaacaaacaatgaaTGGAAACTAATTGGTTTTATGGTctgaaaaaaatgaatatactATGTAACACGTAAAGTgcacaataataaaagcaattatttctaaaaaaaaattccccTTGGATATTTGTGCAAATTGTTGGTTATGAATGCACAACCATATTTAAATCAGTGAACTCAGTATATTTTCTATAATCCTTATATAAGCAATgtttggaaaatataaaattgtaCCTTTTGTTTTCCCAGAACGGAGCAAAAGGAGTATATAAAATTTGTGAATTGCTTATCAAACAATCGGTCATTTACtctgattatttttaaaatttatcacTTATACGTGAGCTGTAAAATTTGCCAGTAATCAGGGCCTTGAGCACAAAAGTAAAACCCCTCAATTTCACACCTGCCTTGGCGTAAGTTTATGTCTATAGTAACCAATAGGGAAACTGGGGGATTAATGATAACACTCATATTGTGCCGGGAAATATCACATATGTATCATGTGCCTATATAAACTTGCTTTAGAGGAAGAATGCGCACACACAGAAACTTATATCAGACCTAAATGTAtaagttatatatttatttattttcataactAATGATACAAAAATCtttgtatttaaaacaaaattctaTCTGGGAATAAATATTGCCGCATTGAGTTCTCAAATCATTGTTGATCAATCAACGatgtttcaattgattttacTTGGTTGCTTTCCACTGCGTTGTCCGATGTAGGGAAATGTGCGTGCGCACAgtagggaaaatgaaaaagttgcAGCCCCAATTCTTCCCCAACTTTCCCCCTCcacaggaaaataaataaatgccgcACAATCGAAATCTAAACAAAGAGATATAAAAAATCTGCCAACTGCCGCGCCAGCACTTCTACTGAAGCTAAACAAGGGAATCTCAAAGTCCAACCGATGAACATGAATGCAATTCATATCCAACGGAAGCTAAACATAATCGGGGGAATGAGTAGCACTCACTGTTTGCAGTCCAGTGGTCAAATCGATGATGAAACTGGACTCCGCCAGCAAGGGTTAATCTGCTGATAAGGGCGCGGCCCACAAATATATgccctatatacatatgtacatacatagttcCATAACCAaccccaaaaacaaattatttcatGGAGTAATATGGTCCGACCTTATTGTTAACTTTACACAGCGAATCGCTGCTGGTTTATTCCCtagatattatttatgtttgaacAATGTGTGCAAATGTGCAGTTCAAATTTCGAGTCTCAATTTCTTTACTCTGTGAATCATAAGGAAAGCGTCAGGCTATCAACATGAATAGTACGAATTTAAAGTAACGTTTTTAAAAGTCGAACAGTTATCGTAACTGTAACAAATCGTATGCTATTTACACAAGGagcttaaaatgtatattatgaATTATACTTGAACTCATTACTGCGACTTTAAATGCCAAAGGGGTCACTAAATGTCAATTCGCTTTATCAGAAAAAAGATAATATAATAGCGCATGCCAACGCTTtctatcaatttattttgggCTAAATGAAAAGTGACTCACTTCTTGCTTGTGAAATATCTTGTTGGACAACCATAATTGTTTGCCTGAATGATTCAGTCAAGGCActtactatatacatatgtatgtacataaatattgtCATGATTATTTGGAAGCCTACCATCTTTCTAAAAATACAATCTGAGTTCATAAAAACAGAGCTAGTGCTtagcttttatattatttctataaaaaagaaatgttataCAAACGCTCGCGTGCTCTATAAATTTTCTCCAAAACCCGGACAAATATTTAGCCAAGAAATGCCAGTTTATGTACTTCAACGTCAGCTTTATCACATCAAGTAGACAGCATCAGCTGAATGGGGAAACCGGAGACCCCAGATCTGATCCGACTCTTAGTATTTGCCTCAGTTTTCTCCATTACCCAGAACAAAGAAGTCGGTGCAGGAACAGCAAGTGCGTCAGTAAAAGTCACGGCGGTTCAATCAACATGATTGAAGTACGTATCTCCAATCCACCGATTTTATTACCCCAAGTTCGTTTCAGAATTGTCTGCGTTATCTGTGACACTCACACCGAGTCCACTTACGCAATCAACATTCTGATATCGAACGCAGTGCATATGGTGGCTAGAAAAGTGGGATTGCTGAAGCAAACTGTAACTATTTCATGGCCATTAGTTACTGATAAGAGCCGGGTCAATATATCGACAAACACCTGTCTGAAATCCCCctgaatttatatttatatagcaGAACATGACATGACGAGTTAAATTCTGTCGACTGTAGTTGTATGcgtattttcaattaattttgaacTCGACCTCTCGAAACTTGGAAACGAAAAGCCTTAAAAGCCAACAGTGAGGTCTTacttaaaaaatgtgaaatgctTAAATCCAGTTTTTACAACTTAAAGTATATGTCATTTTTCCAGAACAGCCTTAAACTTAAAACGGTTGACAACTTAAGCTTGAAAATAGCATCTGTATATAAACTTATACGTATGTAGAACTAGTTGTTTCCCGATGAATGCTAATAATTAGAagatttcattaataaaacaCAAGTTTTAGTGGGATGAAGTAGGGGTTTT
This genomic interval from Drosophila teissieri strain GT53w chromosome 3L, Prin_Dtei_1.1, whole genome shotgun sequence contains the following:
- the LOC122615731 gene encoding tetratricopeptide repeat protein 27 codes for the protein MVADIFSEYYICNFNDAVAVEDLPADEALRQLWTRQKLWTVDDLREILQRRQTQGKPDLKDDPTSQLKDFLLLIFAFVQNNFTGPFDKLEEYQQIHSELELEKLDALEKLKASGEELNPNVKSVELLLIAKEILQGLLENHPESKVLIWWRLRLLCLHQHVLDDLAASLYEQFKSAAGHLQAHFNQFESRELQSLLLLELANGYLQFHRSEIASQILDELCKHLQVELKVEGLLGVRTKFQQKALPQLCLKVEHLNEQQLLPAAVHTNEATKLPKLLLLEDDTRLERIRFVELKDNEVMTLPSVLQALVLAKVKQLKRSTPKDRLADEQLEPYTQTLLYQEHGPFQVRQSALLLNCLQESNQRRTVERSWKQCEECVKLLDTSEEELSLRSRLSYGFSAQLSPKWQVQLQLVDLLRSLGMTKTALDICLRIHAWQQVIECYTSLELRHKAAEIIRQELEKKPTALLYCLLGDAIDDPSFYEQAWLYSKKTSGKAQAYWGNHFYRTADYAQAMDHFEISLEINNLQEAILLRCGYCAIQLERWEPAVKYYLAYTHLEPNGFESWNNLAKALINLGDKQRAHRVLGEALKCNYSNWKVWENHMLVSVDTSHWDDAMRAYQRMAELKQHYLDQEVLTRIVYGISKEDPAGSGPLIKRLIKLLGQQSIQHGNEPLVWELAALVAQSPLKKAEKLVKSYRAYTPKHLGWETKSEHALKALDLCLEVCDLSVAAIKEHIQEESEVMITSQLNSARLAGTSCLNALKRAINVDVPAEQTSKVEQLEKRIEDLTKIVQERMNVSRS
- the LOC122615732 gene encoding dynein axonemal assembly factor 10 — its product is MDKPQLIEHLHEAVPYTVYDTKWVPLSAKFVVLGSKANGHGIMDIYELNQDKLVKVKSVEKKVAFKCGTFGAASLRNRHMAIGDFEGRLQVLDMEQPDLPVYNVKAHSGIINTIDAIGGTQIDCGAPEIVTGSRDGAVKVWDIRQGQAPVVDMSPPPQMGDGINNSGGRRDCWAVAFGNTYNAEERIVAAGYDNGDLKIFDLRTLSVRWEATMKNGICGLEFDRRDIPMNKLAVTTLEGGLLVFDMRTQHPTKGFSYVEERNAGRSVGTNGVISGPKATVWVVRHLPQNRDLFLTGGGTGSIRLWQYEYPDRRVVDDSDGNKLGVAGALNMVSAATLSSQPVHCFDWHPDKLGLAVCGAFDQSVRVLITTKLNTY